The window CTCCAAGCGAAAGAACAAGAGCTGGCGGAGCAAGCTATTTTCAAATTAGCGCTGATTGGGGGAATACCCGGATTCGGTGGACTATTAGGTGTAGGACTTTTCGTCTTTTTAATCGTACAGCGACTCCTAAAAGGCAAAGAATCACTCCTCGCTACCAACAGTAATGTCCCTTGGGAAACGCCGTGGAATTGGGAAATTATATGGCAGGTGTTTATCCTGGGCTTTTTCTTCATCGGTCAATTACTATTGCCTACATTGTTTCATTGGTTGGGCGTTAATCCCAGCAATTATGATGTGCGGATGAAGGCGTTCTATGTTCTGGCAAGCTACCTGCTGATGGCGTCTGGAGGTTTGTTGGTACTGTACTTTTCCCTTAAACCTTTCTTCCCCTTGCCACAAGATTGGTTTTCTTTTAAGTGGCGACTAAGCTGGATTGCCTGGGGGTTGGGAGGTTATTTCGTGGCACTTCCTTTAGTGATTTTGGTATCGTTTCTTAACCAGAAGCTGTGGCAAGGACAGGGTGGTAGTAATCCCATTTTGTCCCTAGCGTTGGAGGGACAAGATAATGTTGCTCTATTCCTATTTTGTGTTACGGCTTGTGTGGCAGCCCCCATGTTTGAGGAAATATTCTTTCGAGGGTTTTTATTGCCGTCTTTAACTCGTTATCTGCCGGTTTGGGGGGCAATTGTTGCCAGTGGTTTCCTGTTTGCTTTGGCTCACCTCAGTTTCTCTGAGGTGCTACCACTAGCCACGCTGGGAATAGTGTTGGGAATCGTGTATACGCGATCGCGCAATCTCCTGGCTTCTATGCTGCTTCATGGATTGTGGAATGCTGGGACACTCCTCAGTCTTTTCGTTCTCGGCAGTGGGGCGAGTTGATGTTCAAGTAAGGTTTTAATTGGAGTGCGATCGCTCGTTATTTTGTGAGCGATCGCCCTGTTGATAGAATATTAATCTGGCAAGTTACAACAAGGTCTAAGTCGTGCTAATTAAACCTCTGAGGCTACGGCAAAAACCGATCTAAAGCGGCTTTTAGTTCCTCAATTTCTGCCTCAATATTGCCCTCTTCAGCGGCACGAGCAATACACTCGGTTAAATGCTCATCCAGAATAATCCGCGCCACTCGATCTAGTGCTCCCCGAACCGCTGCAATTTGCACCAACACGTCTGGACAAGGGCGACTTTCCTGTACCATCGTCTTAACTCCTCGGATGTGCCCCTCAATTCGAGATAGCCGATTGACGATGCGCCGCAGAGAGTCTTCATCATGAACATGATGATGAGTTGATTGTCCCTCGCCATGACTATGCGCGATGTGAGTGTAATTCACATCCTGACTTAGGGAAGCTTCGTCTTTCCCAGACACGGAAAAGGTTTCGTTAATCAATGGCTCAGCTCCAAATTATGGCGTGGGAACATTCTTGAGTTTCTTGTTATCCCGATCCTAGTGTAGAGCAGAGAATCTCAGATGCTTCTTTTGATCGCACTGATCAAGAACTATGGTGCGCTAGAAACGGAGGGAGAGAGATTTCCGTCCTGGGGGGCAGCGACTGGGCGATGACGCTTGCTTTGAATCCAGAAAAAATGAAGCTGCTTATACTAATCCGTTTTATCCATTTCACATTTTTGCCTTTTTGTCAAGGTGCAACTTCTACACCCATGGCATCCCAGTGAACGTAACTGAACTGTCAAAATATCTGTAAAGCTGCGGATAGCAACGAATAGACCATTACCAATACTTTCATGAAACAATCATCGAATCCACAATAGAGGCTATGCGACCGAACAAATTTTCTCTGCTATTAGGCAAAATTCGTACTTATTTACTCGCGCTCATTATAGGAGTTCTGCTGACGGTTGGTGTTTATCAGGTGTCGCCTTCGCAAGCAGAACCAGCACCGATCGCCGAGTCACAAACACCAACACTACTTGCACAACGACAACCGATAGCCGCCGCTCCTAGCAATTTTGTAACGGCAGCAGTGGATCGGGTCGGATCTGCGGTAGTGCGAATTGACACCGAGCGCACCATTACACGTCGCGTCGATCCGTTTTTTGATGACCCCGCCTTTCGGCGCTTTTTCGGCGAGGATGCCTTCCCTCAGATGCCGATGGAAAGACGCCTGCGGGGTCAAGGTTCAGGATTTATTATTGATGGCAATGGGGTGATTCTCACCAATGCCCATGTTGTCGATCGCGCGGACAAGGTAACTGTCATCCTCAAAGATGGACGCACCTTTCAGGGAAAGGTACAAGGTGCAGATGAGGTAACGGACTTAGCGGTCGTTAAGATTGAAGGTAGGGACTTACCGGTTGCCACCTTAGGAAATTCTGATGGGGTTAAAGTGGGTGACTGGGCGATCGCCGTCGGTAACCCCTTGGGACTCGATAATACTGTCACCCTAGGAATTGTCAGCACTCTCCAACGATCTAGTGCTCAAGTGGGTATTCCCGACAAGCGACTAGACTTTATTCAAACCGATGCAGCGATTAATCCCGGGAACTCAGGCGGGCCGTTGTTGAACGATGCGGGAGAAGTGATTGGCATCAATACTGCCATTCGCCCCGATGCCATGGGAATTGGTTTTGCGATTCCTGTGAATACCGCCAAAGCGATATCAGCCAAGCTGGCACAGGGAGAAACCATTCAGCATCCCTATCTCGGCATTCGCATGGCAACATTGACACCTCAGCTAGCGGCGGAGAACAATCGCGACCCCAACTCAGCTTTCACGATACCAGAAGTCAACGGAGTCTTAGTGGTGCAAGTGTTACCCAACACACCTGCTGCTACTTCGGGACTACGTCGGGGAGATGTCGTTATCGCCATCAATGGACAATCTGTAAGCAGTGCGGATCAGTTGCAACGGATGGTTGAGAATAGCAATGTCGGTCAGACGCTACAACTGAAGATACGGCGCGGTAGTCAAAGTGATACGATAGCCGTTCGCACAGGGGAGTTGCCAACAGCGGCTAGATAGCGAAGAAGCTTTATACCAATTCACTCAATGCTTGCTACAGATAGTTTTCTTGTTCCCCCCTTAGTAAGGGGGGCTAGGGGGGTCGATGTGTAACGGATTAAAAGTGAAATGGTATTAGTAGGCTGGAGTTTGAGGTAAGTTGAATCAAAGAAGGGCGACCCACTGGGTCGCCCTTGCTTATACTCCTTGAGATGCGAGCTTAGAAATAGCCCTGATTAGACTAGTCCTCATCAGCATCATCATCATCATCTAAGTAGTCTTCCTCAAAATCGCCGTCCTCATCGTCATCATCCTTGAGAACGGAGGGGAAGCCGTTTGCCCCCATACCAAAACTGGGCGTCCGCTCATCCAAGCTGTAATTGCGGGCTGTCCGGTCATCGAGCACCACATCGAGGGGGTCATCTTGGTCTAAGTCAGCATCGGTGCGTTCTCCATAACCATAGACTCCTGCTCCACCCGCCGAGTAATCGGGTTCAATTGGGCTGAGAGTTGAGTCTTCATAAGCGTTATATCCGGTACCTGCTGGAATCAGGCGTCCAATAATCACGTTTTCTTTCAGACCCCGCAGCCAGTCAGATTTTCCTTCAATAGCGGCTTCCGTGAGAACACGAGTCGTTTCCTGGAAGCTAGCTGCCGAGATGAAACTATCGGTGTTGAGCGAAGCTTTGGTAATCCCCAAGAGCACGGGTGTATATTGTGCCGGTGCACCACCAGTGATCGCCATTGCTTCATTCACCGTCTCAATCTGCCGCAACTCTACCAGTTCCCCAGGCAGCATGGTAGTATCGCCACCGTCGTCCACCCGAACTTTAGAAGTCATCTGGCGGACAATCACCTCGATGTGCTTGTCAGAAATATCAATCCCTTGAGATTGATACACGGACTGCACCTCATTCACCAAGAACCGCTGTGCCGCAGACAGTCCAACCAGCGCCGCCTCATAGACTCCTTTCTCTTCCAGGGTGTAATTGAAGAACACCTCTAGAATTTCGTGGGGATTTGCCGGACCATCGGTGAGCGCTCCAGCCACAGGCACTTGTTGACCATCTGTCACCAGAGAATTCTGACCCGGACCGACTGGGTAATCGGTAACCGTTCCATCGGAATCAATCACCTTGATATCGACGGTTTCATCTTGCTCATAAACGACCTGAGCCTCACCGGGGCGTCGGGCTAAAACGCAAGCTTCCTTGGGTTTACGAGCTTCTAAGAGTTCCTCAATTCTGGGCAAACCCTGAATAATGTCACCCGTCTTCGCTCGTTCAAACACCAGTAACACCAGGTTGTCACCCC of the Allocoleopsis franciscana PCC 7113 genome contains:
- a CDS encoding HhoA/HhoB/HtrA family serine endopeptidase, whose product is MRPNKFSLLLGKIRTYLLALIIGVLLTVGVYQVSPSQAEPAPIAESQTPTLLAQRQPIAAAPSNFVTAAVDRVGSAVVRIDTERTITRRVDPFFDDPAFRRFFGEDAFPQMPMERRLRGQGSGFIIDGNGVILTNAHVVDRADKVTVILKDGRTFQGKVQGADEVTDLAVVKIEGRDLPVATLGNSDGVKVGDWAIAVGNPLGLDNTVTLGIVSTLQRSSAQVGIPDKRLDFIQTDAAINPGNSGGPLLNDAGEVIGINTAIRPDAMGIGFAIPVNTAKAISAKLAQGETIQHPYLGIRMATLTPQLAAENNRDPNSAFTIPEVNGVLVVQVLPNTPAATSGLRRGDVVIAINGQSVSSADQLQRMVENSNVGQTLQLKIRRGSQSDTIAVRTGELPTAAR
- a CDS encoding metal-sensing transcriptional repressor translates to MINETFSVSGKDEASLSQDVNYTHIAHSHGEGQSTHHHVHDEDSLRRIVNRLSRIEGHIRGVKTMVQESRPCPDVLVQIAAVRGALDRVARIILDEHLTECIARAAEEGNIEAEIEELKAALDRFLP
- a CDS encoding CPBP family intramembrane glutamic endopeptidase, encoding MTTERWILMIKRLILGILTIFAFASVTLSLLQSLSQPQIQSRLELYQTNLLLHASEWQGNSSETGTPQESVPDLKAARNALLGEKPLKTAQEQYQETRKSAQKTQSNLAAQLKDVSDKISQVQGIEDEDAPTPEEVKIQLQRSMQQQQQLQGLLSQVQQLIDELDLRIGVLQAHQGDQKAALNTWSQFTKPSAEAVASVSASKDSMVQTAQVLIGLWSEQPRLLPDAESQIQKDLEGWFRYRALTKLYQLQQRQDAQLSLQAKEQELAEQAIFKLALIGGIPGFGGLLGVGLFVFLIVQRLLKGKESLLATNSNVPWETPWNWEIIWQVFILGFFFIGQLLLPTLFHWLGVNPSNYDVRMKAFYVLASYLLMASGGLLVLYFSLKPFFPLPQDWFSFKWRLSWIAWGLGGYFVALPLVILVSFLNQKLWQGQGGSNPILSLALEGQDNVALFLFCVTACVAAPMFEEIFFRGFLLPSLTRYLPVWGAIVASGFLFALAHLSFSEVLPLATLGIVLGIVYTRSRNLLASMLLHGLWNAGTLLSLFVLGSGAS